A part of Caretta caretta isolate rCarCar2 chromosome 1, rCarCar1.hap1, whole genome shotgun sequence genomic DNA contains:
- the SCNN1A gene encoding epithelial sodium channel subunit alpha, with protein MHQVVAVKAKKVPVRERLRRCEQEAEKQQKVEEVAEKLEKECQGLIEFHKSYHELFQFFCNNTTIHGAIRLVCSKRNKMKTAFWSVLFFLTFGLMYWQFGILYRQYFSFPVNLNLNLNSDKLTFPAVTLCTLNPYRYSAVQKELDELDRITHQTLMDLYNYNMSLVQSNWAAQSTRKRSPRSLSHHVQRHPLRRHKRDEPASLKGNSPPVDKSDWKIGFILCNETNEDCFHQTYSSGVDAVREWYSFHYINILARMPNTKALDESNFENFIYACRFNEVPCDKANYTHFHHPIYGNCYTFNDGNSSLWTSSLPGINNGLSLLVRTEQNDYIPLLSTVTGARVMVHEQNEPAFMDDGGFNVRPGMETSISMRKETTMRLGGSYSDCTEDGSDVQVQNLYPSHYTEQVCIRSCFQISMVERCGCAYYFYPLPSGAEYCDYTKHIAWGHCYYKLQVEFKSNILGCFSKCRKPCEVTEYQLSAGHSPWPSSVSEDWVFHMLSRQNKYNITSKRNGVAKVNIFFEEWKYKTNGESPAFTVVTLLSQLGNQWSLWFGSSVLSVVELAELILDFIAITFILSFRWLRSCQLPASAVPTPGAHDNAAFQPEPSGPSAPHGFTVEAVVTTLSSSNSLELHGRDRDAEIGLE; from the exons ATGCATCAA GTTGTAGCTGTGAAGGCAAAGAAGGTGCCAGTGAGGGAGAGGCTGAGGAGATGTGAACAggaagcagagaagcagcagaaggtggaggaagtggCAGAGAAGTTGGAGAAGGAGTGTCAGGGCCTCATTGAGTTCCACAAGTCATACCATGAACTCTTCCAATTCTTCTGTAACAACACAACCATCCATGGAGCCATCCGTTTAGTCTGCTCCAAGAGGAACAAAATGAAGACAGCCTTCTGGTCTGTGCTCTTCTTCCTCACCTTTGGCCTAATGTACTGGCAATTTGGGATCCTCTACAGGCAGTACTTCAGCTTCCCTGTCAACCTGAACCTTAACCTCAACTCAGACAAGCTGACCTTCCCTGCTGTCACACTGTGCACTCTCAACCCCTACAG ATACAGTGCTGTCCAGAAGGAGCTGGATGAACTGGATCGTATCACCCATCAGACACTAATGGACCTGTATAACTACAACATGTCTCTGGTACAAAGCAACTGGGCAGCCCAGTCCACCCGGAAACGTAGCCCAAGGAGCCTGTCCCACCATGTCCAGCGCCACCCACTGAGGAGACACAAGCGTGATGAACCAGCAAGCCTGAAGGGGAACAGTCCTCCAGTGGACAAAAGTGACTGGAAAATTGGCTTCATCCTG TGCAACGAGACCAATGAGGATTGTTTTCATCAGACGTATTCATCAGGTGTAGATGCTGTGCGTGAGTGGTACAGTTTCCACTACATCAACATTCTGGCACGGATGCCTAACACAAAGGCCCTGGATGAGTCCAATTTTGAGAACTTCATCTATGCTTGCCGCTTCAATGAGGTTCCATGTGACAAGGC GAATTACACCCATTTCCATCACCCTATTTATGGGAACTGCTACACATTCAATGATGGCAATAGCAGCCTGTGGACATCATCCCTGCCTGGGATCAATAATG GCCTCTCTCTGCTAGTGCGCACAGAGCAGAACGACTATATCCCACTGCTATCCACAGTGACAGGAGCCCGGGTGATGGTTCATGAGCAGAATGAACCAGCCTTCATGGACGATGGGGGCTTCAATGTGCGTCCGGGTATGGAGACCTCCATCAGCATGAGAAAG GAGACGACAATGCGTCTTGGGGGCAGCTATAGTGACTGCACTGAAGATGGCAGTGATGTGCAGGTGCAGAACCTGTACCCATCCCATTACACTGAGCAG GTCTGCATTCGTTCCTGTTTCCAGATCAGTATGGTAGAACGCTGCGGCTGTGCATATTACTTCTATCCCTTACCCTCTGGAGCGGAGTATTGTGACTACACTAAACATATAGCATGGG GTCACTGTTATTACAAACTCCAGGTCGAATTCAAATCCAACATTCTGGGCTGTTTCAGCAAATGTCGGAAACCTTGCGA GGTGACTGAATATCAGCTGTCAGCTGGACACTCCCCCTGGCCTTCCTCTGTTTCCGAG GATTGGGTGTTTCATATGCTGTCCCGACAGAATAAGTACAATATCACATCCAAGAG GAATGGAGTGGCCAAAGTGAACATATTTTTTGAGGAATGGAAGTATAAAACCAATGGGGAGTCTCCTGCTTTCACG GTGGTGACGCTACTCTCCCAGCTGGGGAATCAGTGGAGTCTCTGGTTTGGTTCTTCTGTTCTTTCTGTGGTGGAGCTCGCTGAGCTGATTTTGGATTTCATTGCCATCACCTTCATTCTCTCCTTCCGGTGGCTCCGCTCCTGTCAGCTACCGGCCTCCGCTGTGCCAACCCCAGGTGCTCACGACAACGCTGCCTTCCAGCCCGAGCCCTCTGGCCCCAGTGCTCCACATGGCTTCACTGTCGAGGCTGTGGTGACTACGCTGTCCTCCAGCAACAGCCTGGAACTGCATGGGCGGGACAGGGATGCCGAGATTGGACTGGAGTGA